In Pseudoliparis swirei isolate HS2019 ecotype Mariana Trench chromosome 22, NWPU_hadal_v1, whole genome shotgun sequence, the DNA window ACATCGACGAAGGGGACACCTTGCTGAGACGTCAACCAAACACTAGTATGAAGTACAGAGGCTGGCAGCCAGGTGGCACCATTGGACCACGACGATAACAGTTACATTATTGTTATTCCACATGTTTTGTACTCGCACATTTTTGTATaattaaagctttttttttacttttcattcacTTGTGCTGATTTTGTCAATTTATAAgattacaatataatataaaagatTAATATCTCAAATTACTATCACACAAAAACTTGTTTTTGTATCTTAATACTTCATATTATTATGGAGCTTCATGGCGTGCATTAAGGATGCAGCGAGTTGTAGGCACAAACGTTGCTAAATTCTAtcagtcaaataaaaaataaaaaaatgcttttattctGACTTCTCGGTTGCGTAACCCGGATGTACTTAGTAGCGTAGCCGGTTAGCAGCCGATGTACGCATGCAAACGTACCGACGGCAGACGGTAATTATCCATCAGTACTTGTTACGTTTGCAAATTAAAAGTCTCAAACGTCGTCACAGAAAATGTCGCTAACATTAGTTCGACTTCTCTATGTCCACATAGTAACATAACTTACACATAGTTCGCGACTCCTGGTTAAGTATCGAGGTTTTGCTTTTGCAAGTAACGTTAATGGTTAAGTCGGCGTCTACGTGCTAGTATCTGACGCCGAGTGACTCCACCAGGTAACAACCTGGAGGCTGATTCCCTGCGCAGAGCATCACATGTGGACGCCCTGGTCCCGTCGAATGTGACCTCTCCAGCGACACCATGTCCAGTCACGCGGGAGCAGCGTCCTCCCTGCGCTTCGGCCAGGTGGTCATCGGACCTCCGGGCTCAGGAAAAACCACCTACTGTCGGGCCATGCAGGAGTTCCTGACTCAGCTCGGACGCAAGGTGGTCATTGTGAACATGGACCCCGCCAACGAAGGACTTCCGTATTCCTGCGCGGTGGACATCGCGGAGCTGGTGGCTCTGGATGACGTCATGGAGGGCTTGAAGCTTGGACCCAACGGCGGGCTCATCTACTCCATGGAGTACGTTGAAGTCAACATGGACTGGTTGGAGAAGAAGCTGAAGGAGCACGGTGACTGTTACTTCTTGTTTGACTGCCCTGGACAAGTGGAGCTCTACACCCACCATACTTCAGTCAAAAATATATTCGCACAGCTGTCCAAGTGCAATTTCAGGGTGAGCCTCTCAAACTATCAGGGGAGGGGAGCCATGACGTTATCTGCACAGTCCTTGTGAATGTACAATATTCCCACATTGTAGATCACAGGTCTTGTGACTCTCCCACCCGTTCTCTCCTTCTTTCAGCTGGCGGCTGTGCACCTGGTGGACTCTCACTTCTGCGCAGACCCAGCCAAGTTCATCTCTGTGCTTTGCACCTCTCTGTCCACCATGCTGCACATGGAGCTCCCCCATGTCAACATCCTCTCCAAGATAGACTTGATTGAGCAGTATGGCAAACTGGGTAAGTTAAGGGCTACCGGCTCcctctcaaacaaaacaaatgttctaGTCTCAACGATAAAGATTCATACTTGTTGATCTGAGGAATACAACTATTCGTATAACTTATTAATGTATTTTACTCCATGGtgacatttttctttatttgtattcttgTGCAGCGTTCAACCTCGACTTCTACACAGAGGTCATGGACCTGACCTATCTTCTCGATCACCTCACTGCAGACCCCTTCTTTAAAAAGTTCCACCGTCTAAATGAAAAGTTGGCAGAGGTCATACAAGATTACAGCCTCGTCTCCTTTGTGCCTCTCAGTGTAAAGGTATCATTATTGTTTGatgtttttgaataatttatTGTTCTATATTTCAAAGAATGACCTTCAGGTTCAATATAGTTTACACTGCTAGTGGTACAATAAGATTATTTTACTATAATTCCAATTGAAGAATGCTTCAGTATATTGAAAGTGTAATCCGCGGGCGACTCCGGATTCAGAAAGGGAAAGGGTGGCTCGAGCTAATATAGAGGCCAGTTGTACATGGCTGTCATCAACCTTCTGAATGTAAAATAATTGAATGAAAATGACCTTTTGTATAGGTTGTATGCTGCACTAGCAGACCATCCACAAAAAGTAGAACTAGCTGAACATGTCGCACTCTAATATTAAGTCACCAAAGCCAAATGACATTTCTAAAAATCACTCTGTAGGAATGTCATCTCCTCAACAGGTAAATCATTTTTAGCATTTTAAATCTCGCACTGGATCAATTTTCTGGAGATGGATTGGAGTGCGCTGTCTGCACTTTATTCGCTCCCTGGCATTATTTCCTCATGGAGACTGATATGATGCTGTCTGTGTACCCAGAGAAAGGAGTCTAGACTGCTGTGCCATTACTGCATATGGGACTATTAATTCATACAAATGGAAGGTTGGCACTCTTGTTTCCATCATGGTAATGTCTTTTCTGCCCCCTTAAAATGATGCAGACCCTATTTTTTCCTCGGTTACTAaagttatttaaaatgaaaatttaaaaggacaacaaaaaaaacatactttTGACCTTGATGAGGACGGTATGCTAAACTCTGAGCACCGGAGGAAGTTTTGGATTTGATGGCTTTACATGCATATGTAGCTTCCCTCAAAACACCAAATACCTTGATAAACGCATTCTCAGGCTGAACGAGCTGCACAGACTCATTTCCAAGAGGGCTGAGGACAAGTGAAAGCAATCAACACTGACTCTTGATAGGATCATatactttatgtgtgtatatatattatatatatatacataaacctCTCAAATGCTTCTCTTTTCCATCTCCAGGACAAGGAGAGCATGATTCAGGTCTTACGAGCAGTCGACAATGCCAATGGCCACTGCTTTggagacctggaggagaggaatctGCAGGCCATGATGTCAGCTGCAGTGGGGGCCGACTTCCAGTTCGACTCGTATCCTTTCCTTATCTCTATGGTGACTCACGGTGACTCATCTGGTTCAAAATCAAACCTTAAGATTTACGGAAAGCGGCTGAAAGACTACGACTTGGCCTGAATCATGCTTAAAGTAACCTGATTCTTACagtgtacattttaaatgtgttgttgtgatTTCCTTAACAGTACCTCAGTACACTTGGCGTGCAAGAGCGACATGTTGAAACCAGTGGAAAGACTGTGGAGGAGGAAATGATGGATCTGTAAATATATAAGGACTAAACTGGAGGCCTTTTTAGCCCCAGTACACCAGGGGAGTCTTTGCAGCATCCATCTAACTTGGCCTGGATTCTGAGCCTCTACAAAGGTGGCAGTTGGAGAGATGGGAACTACATGTGGGTGTTGTAGATGCGTCAAGGTTGCACCACACCTCATAAAAGTCACTGCAAGCAACACTGAGGGAAGTAAATGCAAAGCTTCTCCAGTTATCGCAGATTTTCCGTTTTCAATAAATGCCCTTATATTTTTTTGAAGTCTATCATTTAGGttttattttgtgaaatgtttttagTCTCTTGAACACACAAATATCCTTTTGAGTGTATTCATCATGAAGAGGTCACATAAATAAGCACCGTTATGTGTCTTCTCTGTTGGAATGCATTAACTGGAAATAAAAGATGAATGTTGATACTCCTTGGTGGTTGTTATAGATTGCTTTTGCATACATTTAGTTATTGAGTGTTTTGGAGAAGTATGGCAAAGATTAAATGAAGGCTTTGATTTCTCACGCGTGTCCTCCTGCCATGTTCATATTGAGAGAAACGGATCAAAACAGACCCTTCCCTTGATATGTAGTGGAAGATAATATATCTTGACAATCGGCAGTGCCTCCAAGATGCTTTCACATGTGCGTGCAGTGGCTGACTAAATAACAAACACTTCATACTTTATGTTCATGTAATATTCTTACCCGTAAGGCAAATACTTTAATAAGCAGGTTGAGAACAAACGGATTtgaattttaca includes these proteins:
- the gpn2 gene encoding GPN-loop GTPase 2, producing the protein MSSHAGAASSLRFGQVVIGPPGSGKTTYCRAMQEFLTQLGRKVVIVNMDPANEGLPYSCAVDIAELVALDDVMEGLKLGPNGGLIYSMEYVEVNMDWLEKKLKEHGDCYFLFDCPGQVELYTHHTSVKNIFAQLSKCNFRLAAVHLVDSHFCADPAKFISVLCTSLSTMLHMELPHVNILSKIDLIEQYGKLAFNLDFYTEVMDLTYLLDHLTADPFFKKFHRLNEKLAEVIQDYSLVSFVPLSVKDKESMIQVLRAVDNANGHCFGDLEERNLQAMMSAAVGADFQFDSTLGVQERHVETSGKTVEEEMMDL